A DNA window from Cognatiyoonia koreensis contains the following coding sequences:
- a CDS encoding efflux RND transporter periplasmic adaptor subunit yields the protein MRFLRRSLLGVFLLSITLALLAFAGNTVRVAVQDRMNAEPRSFPERERVFAVNIVEIEPQTIEPVLTVFGELRSQRSIDLRSAVGGTVLEADPSLIEGGVVTAGQLLMRIDPKTAQASRDRVAADLQDAQAELRDAERGLVLAEDELTAAQAQAELRAQALTRARDLETRGVGTTAAVETAELAESSANAAVLSRRQALAGAEARVDQAATRLARAEIDLAEADRALDETEIFAVFDGTLSDVTVALGGRVTPNERFATLLDPTQLEVAFRVSTSQYARLLSGEGNLIAAPIKVMLDASGIGIEASGVITREGAAVGAGQTGRLIFARLDSAAGFRPGDFVTVSVNEPALDNVALVPATAVAADGTVLVVNDEDRLEVRQTEVKRRQGDDVIIAAAGLVGERIVAERSPLLGAGIGVRPITGGESMDEPAAPETVVLDAERRAKLVAFVTDSRMPEEAKTRLIGQLEQDEVPAETIARLESRMGT from the coding sequence ATGCGATTTTTGCGTCGCTCTCTCTTGGGCGTTTTCCTGTTGTCCATCACGCTTGCCCTTCTTGCCTTTGCCGGAAACACGGTGCGCGTCGCGGTGCAGGATCGCATGAACGCAGAACCGCGCAGCTTTCCTGAACGTGAACGCGTTTTTGCGGTCAATATCGTGGAAATCGAACCGCAGACCATTGAGCCCGTTTTGACGGTGTTTGGCGAATTGCGCAGCCAGCGTTCGATTGATCTGCGGTCAGCAGTCGGTGGAACGGTTCTGGAGGCGGATCCATCGCTGATCGAAGGCGGCGTTGTGACCGCCGGACAGCTTCTGATGCGGATTGATCCAAAGACGGCGCAGGCTAGCCGCGATCGTGTTGCCGCTGATCTGCAGGATGCACAGGCCGAGTTGCGCGATGCCGAGCGTGGTCTGGTGTTGGCTGAAGATGAGCTTACCGCAGCACAAGCGCAGGCCGAATTGCGCGCGCAGGCCCTGACCCGTGCGCGTGATCTCGAAACACGCGGCGTTGGGACAACTGCCGCAGTCGAAACTGCGGAACTGGCGGAAAGTTCTGCAAACGCTGCCGTCCTGTCGCGCAGACAGGCCCTTGCAGGTGCCGAGGCGCGTGTAGATCAGGCTGCGACCCGACTTGCGCGCGCTGAAATTGATCTTGCCGAAGCTGACCGTGCCTTGGATGAAACAGAGATCTTTGCCGTTTTCGATGGCACCTTGTCTGATGTGACAGTTGCGCTGGGCGGGCGGGTGACACCGAATGAACGGTTTGCGACCTTGTTGGATCCGACCCAGCTTGAGGTCGCGTTTCGTGTATCCACGTCTCAGTACGCCCGCTTGCTGTCAGGCGAAGGCAATCTGATTGCCGCGCCCATAAAGGTGATGCTGGATGCATCTGGCATCGGGATCGAGGCAAGCGGAGTCATCACGCGCGAAGGCGCAGCAGTGGGTGCTGGGCAAACCGGACGTCTTATATTCGCGCGGCTGGATAGCGCGGCTGGCTTTCGTCCGGGGGATTTCGTGACGGTAAGTGTCAACGAACCGGCGCTTGATAATGTTGCCCTTGTCCCTGCCACCGCGGTTGCGGCGGACGGGACTGTTCTGGTCGTAAATGATGAAGATCGCCTTGAAGTGCGCCAGACCGAAGTCAAGCGCAGGCAAGGCGACGATGTGATCATCGCTGCAGCAGGGCTGGTCGGCGAACGTATCGTTGCTGAACGCTCTCCTTTGCTTGGTGCCGGGATTGGTGTGCGCCCGATTACGGGCGGGGAATCGATGGATGAACCCGCTGCACCCGAAACCGTGGTTCTGGACGCGGAACGGCGCGCAAAGCTGGTGGCATTCGTCACAGACAGCCGGATGCCCGAGGAAGCAAAGACGCGTCTGAT
- the moaB gene encoding molybdenum cofactor biosynthesis protein B, with protein sequence MSRIDEKKPFMPVRIAVLTVSDTRVLDDDRSGAVLVSRITDAGHVLADRKIVKDERELIAAQLRDWCASPDIDVVISTGGTGLTGRDVTVEAHRDVYEKEIEAFGTIFTIVSMQKIGTSAVQSRATGGVANGTYLFALPGSPGACKDAWDEILKMQLDYRHLPCNFVEIFPRLDEHQRRKT encoded by the coding sequence ATGAGCCGTATTGACGAAAAGAAACCTTTCATGCCGGTACGGATCGCGGTCCTGACGGTCAGCGATACGCGTGTTCTTGATGATGACCGGTCCGGGGCTGTACTTGTCAGCCGGATAACGGATGCAGGGCACGTGCTTGCTGACCGGAAGATCGTGAAAGACGAACGGGAATTGATTGCCGCACAACTGCGCGATTGGTGCGCCAGTCCTGATATCGATGTTGTCATTTCGACTGGGGGCACTGGCCTGACGGGGCGGGATGTAACGGTCGAAGCCCATCGTGACGTCTATGAAAAGGAAATCGAAGCTTTTGGAACGATCTTTACAATCGTCAGTATGCAAAAGATCGGAACATCTGCAGTGCAGTCCCGCGCCACTGGCGGTGTGGCCAATGGCACATACCTTTTCGCCCTTCCCGGCAGCCCCGGTGCTTGCAAGGATGCCTGGGACGAAATCCTGAAAATGCAACTCGACTACCGACACTTGCCCTGCAACTTTGTCGAAATTTTTCCACGTCTCGACGAACATCAGCGACGGAAAACCTAG
- a CDS encoding uracil-DNA glycosylase, with amino-acid sequence MEAASSYWNDRALLEWQVELGVTDAICDAPVDRYALETQRPKVVAAAIPPPPIAEPAAVDAVALVQAAAEQAQDLPSLAAAMEAFELCDLKKGAHKFVFSDGNPAARVMIVGEAPGREEDRAGKPFVGQAGQLLDKMLAAIGLNRATEDPAQSIYITNVLPWRPPSNRTPDADEIAMMLPFLNRHVALVDPKILILMGNTPCQALLGRAGITRIRGQWMDVLDRSAMPMFHPAYLLRQTAAKRDAWADLLAVQAKLKTLT; translated from the coding sequence ATGGAGGCTGCCTCATCCTATTGGAACGACCGCGCTTTGTTAGAGTGGCAGGTCGAACTCGGCGTTACAGATGCAATCTGTGATGCGCCCGTTGACCGCTATGCGCTTGAAACCCAACGACCAAAAGTGGTTGCCGCTGCAATACCACCGCCGCCGATCGCCGAACCCGCTGCTGTCGACGCGGTCGCGCTGGTGCAGGCTGCAGCTGAACAGGCACAGGATTTGCCGTCTTTGGCTGCAGCGATGGAAGCGTTCGAGCTTTGCGACCTGAAGAAAGGGGCGCATAAGTTCGTGTTTTCTGATGGCAATCCCGCCGCACGCGTCATGATTGTCGGTGAAGCACCCGGTCGCGAAGAAGACCGCGCTGGCAAACCCTTCGTTGGTCAGGCGGGGCAGCTGCTCGACAAGATGTTGGCTGCCATCGGGCTAAACCGCGCAACGGAAGATCCGGCGCAGTCGATCTATATTACGAATGTTCTGCCTTGGCGTCCGCCATCGAACCGGACCCCGGATGCAGACGAGATCGCGATGATGCTGCCGTTCTTGAATCGACACGTCGCGTTGGTTGATCCCAAGATATTGATATTGATGGGAAATACGCCATGTCAGGCGCTTCTTGGGCGTGCCGGTATCACTCGCATTCGCGGTCAATGGATGGATGTTCTGGATCGCTCTGCAATGCCGATGTTCCATCCAGCCTATCTGCTGCGCCAGACTGCAGCAAAGCGTGATGCTTGGGCCGATTTGCTGGCAGTGCAGGCCAAACTGAAGACGCTAACCTGA
- a CDS encoding aspartate carbamoyltransferase catalytic subunit, whose protein sequence is MTFRQKHLLGIEPLHPTEITTILDLADGYADRPTDTRHRDVLAGMTQINMFFENSTRTQASFELAGKRLGADVMNMAMQASSIKKGETLIDTALTLNAMHPDLLVVRHPHSGAVDLLSQKVNGAVLNAGDGRHEHPTQALLDALTIRRAKGRLHRLSVAICGDIAHSRVARSNIMLLGKMENRVRLIGPPTLMPAGISEFGVEVFNDMEEGLKDVDVVMMLRLQKERMDGGFIPSEREYFHRYGLNAEKLKHAKADAIVMHPGPMNRGVEIDGTIADDINRSVIQTQVEMGVAVRMAAMDLLAQNLRAARKSSVIA, encoded by the coding sequence ATGACATTCCGCCAAAAGCATCTGCTGGGGATCGAACCCCTTCACCCGACAGAAATCACAACCATACTGGATCTTGCTGACGGCTATGCGGACCGGCCCACGGATACGCGGCATCGCGATGTGCTGGCAGGCATGACCCAGATCAACATGTTCTTTGAAAATTCGACCCGCACACAGGCGAGTTTCGAACTGGCCGGAAAGCGGCTTGGCGCTGATGTGATGAACATGGCGATGCAGGCGAGCAGCATCAAAAAAGGCGAAACACTGATCGACACCGCATTGACGCTGAACGCGATGCACCCTGACCTGCTTGTTGTGCGTCATCCACATTCAGGTGCTGTGGATCTGCTGTCGCAAAAGGTGAACGGCGCAGTGCTGAATGCAGGCGACGGGCGCCACGAACATCCAACACAGGCGCTGCTGGACGCTTTGACAATCCGTCGCGCAAAGGGTCGTCTGCACCGCCTGTCGGTTGCGATCTGCGGCGACATTGCGCATTCACGCGTGGCGCGTTCCAACATCATGCTGCTTGGCAAGATGGAGAACCGTGTCCGGCTGATCGGTCCGCCGACGCTGATGCCAGCGGGAATTTCAGAATTTGGGGTCGAGGTCTTCAACGACATGGAGGAAGGGCTGAAAGACGTGGACGTCGTGATGATGCTGCGCCTTCAAAAGGAACGCATGGATGGCGGCTTTATCCCGTCAGAACGGGAGTATTTTCACCGTTACGGGTTGAACGCCGAAAAGCTGAAACATGCCAAGGCGGACGCGATCGTGATGCACCCCGGCCCGATGAATCGCGGCGTTGAAATCGACGGAACCATTGCAGACGACATCAACCGATCCGTGATCCAGACGCAGGTTGAAATGGGCGTTGCGGTGCGCATGGCCGCGATGGATTTGCTGGCCCAGAACCTGCGCGCGGCACGCAAGTCCAGCGTCATAGCATGA
- the pyrC gene encoding dihydroorotase — MSKILFKNARLIDPVALSDSNGALLVENGVITTIYDTSPDMTGPTIVECDGKCLAPGIIDIGVKVSEPGERHKESFRSAGRAAAAGGVTTIVTRPDTLPAIDTPETLEFVERRAQEDAPVHVLPMAALTKGREGREMTEIGFLQDAGAVAFTDCDRVITNTKVFSRALTYARSLDALVIAHVQDPGLSEGASVTSGKFASLRGLPAVSAMAERMALDRDIALLEMTGAKYHADQITTARALPALERAKRNGLDITAGVGIHHLTLNDMDVADYRTFFKLKPPLRCEEDRLATVQALADGLIDIISSMHTPQDEESKRLPFEEAASGAVGLETLLPAALRLYHEGMIDLPRLFRAMSLNPARRLGLSSGRLHEGAPADLVLFDPDAPFVLDRASLLSKSKNTPFDGARLQGKTLGTWVNGKRVFG; from the coding sequence ATGTCCAAAATCCTGTTCAAGAATGCCCGCCTGATTGACCCTGTTGCCTTGAGCGACAGCAACGGCGCACTTCTTGTCGAAAATGGCGTCATCACGACGATCTATGACACGTCGCCGGACATGACCGGGCCAACGATCGTGGAGTGTGACGGCAAATGCCTTGCCCCTGGCATCATCGACATCGGCGTGAAGGTGAGCGAACCGGGAGAGCGGCACAAGGAGAGCTTTCGTTCAGCCGGACGCGCAGCGGCGGCTGGCGGCGTCACGACGATCGTGACGCGCCCCGATACCTTGCCCGCAATCGACACGCCGGAAACGCTGGAATTTGTCGAGCGCCGCGCGCAGGAAGACGCGCCTGTTCACGTCTTGCCAATGGCTGCCCTAACCAAGGGGCGCGAAGGCCGCGAAATGACCGAGATCGGTTTTCTGCAAGACGCGGGGGCTGTGGCATTCACGGATTGCGACCGGGTCATTACGAATACCAAGGTCTTCTCGCGGGCGCTGACCTACGCGCGCTCGCTTGATGCGCTAGTCATTGCGCATGTGCAGGACCCCGGCCTGTCCGAAGGGGCATCTGTCACGTCCGGGAAATTTGCGTCGCTGCGTGGTTTGCCTGCTGTGTCGGCGATGGCCGAACGCATGGCGCTTGATCGCGATATCGCGCTGCTGGAAATGACCGGTGCCAAATATCACGCGGACCAGATCACGACGGCCCGTGCCCTGCCCGCGCTGGAGCGTGCAAAACGCAACGGGCTGGATATCACTGCCGGCGTTGGCATTCACCACCTGACGCTGAATGACATGGACGTGGCCGATTACCGGACCTTCTTCAAACTCAAGCCGCCGCTGCGCTGCGAAGAAGACCGGTTGGCGACTGTCCAAGCGCTTGCCGATGGGCTGATCGATATCATTTCATCCATGCACACGCCGCAGGATGAAGAAAGCAAACGGCTGCCGTTTGAAGAGGCCGCGTCAGGTGCTGTCGGGCTGGAAACGCTGTTGCCCGCCGCGCTACGGCTGTACCACGAAGGCATGATCGACCTGCCGCGCCTGTTCCGCGCCATGTCCCTGAACCCCGCGCGGCGGCTGGGTCTATCTTCGGGACGTCTGCACGAAGGCGCGCCGGCCGACCTTGTGTTATTCGATCCAGACGCGCCTTTTGTCCTTGATCGCGCATCGCTTCTTTCCAAATCGAAAAATACGCCGTTTGATGGCGCACGGCTTCAGGGCAAGACTCTTGGCACCTGGGTCAATGGGAAAAGGGTCTTTGGCTGA
- the plsY gene encoding glycerol-3-phosphate 1-O-acyltransferase PlsY translates to MPELTSTIPVLLIWAIVGYLLGSIPSGVVVAKAMGLGNLREIGSGNIGATNVLRTGSKPAAALTLLFDAGKGALAVLLARAVSGEDAAQVAALLAFLGHCFPVWLGFRGGKGVATYFGIMLALVPIAGLIACGIWLATAAISRYSSLAALFVAGWTPVVMAFTTDGKAFILAAILGLLIYARHLGNIKRIKAGTEHKIGQSKS, encoded by the coding sequence ATGCCTGAACTGACATCCACGATACCGGTTTTGCTAATCTGGGCCATTGTCGGCTATCTGCTTGGCTCTATTCCTTCGGGCGTCGTCGTCGCCAAGGCGATGGGTCTGGGGAACCTGCGTGAAATCGGATCCGGTAATATTGGTGCAACGAATGTGCTACGGACAGGGTCGAAACCTGCCGCTGCGCTGACCCTTCTGTTCGATGCGGGCAAAGGTGCGTTGGCTGTTCTTTTGGCCCGCGCTGTTTCGGGTGAGGACGCGGCACAGGTTGCAGCGTTGCTTGCCTTTCTGGGGCATTGTTTCCCTGTGTGGCTTGGTTTCAGGGGTGGCAAAGGTGTCGCGACCTATTTTGGGATCATGCTTGCACTGGTTCCGATTGCCGGCCTGATCGCCTGTGGAATCTGGCTCGCCACGGCAGCAATCAGCCGCTACTCGTCGCTGGCCGCGCTGTTCGTTGCAGGATGGACGCCGGTCGTTATGGCTTTTACGACGGACGGCAAGGCTTTCATTCTTGCCGCGATCCTCGGGCTTTTGATTTACGCAAGACACCTTGGAAACATCAAAAGGATCAAGGCGGGCACCGAACACAAGATCGGGCAGTCGAAATCCTAG
- a CDS encoding DUF805 domain-containing protein → MGPFKALDSVFSQYATFKGRAPRSEYWWYVLMHLLILICAIIGDLYLLDPYATPSLNPFAYFTGFWLIVTFIPGLAVTVRRLHDAGYSGLWYLLNFVPFGWIVVLIMTIIPSEPGANAYGQPPFGGGGSTYGSRGLDDPHMVLNPVKSDPYAPYAALERARQPKSPEMIEAQRQEVSDYFRQRVLKKT, encoded by the coding sequence ATGGGCCCGTTCAAAGCACTCGATTCCGTATTTTCGCAATATGCGACGTTCAAGGGACGCGCACCGCGATCCGAGTATTGGTGGTATGTTCTGATGCATCTGCTGATCTTGATCTGCGCGATCATCGGTGACCTTTATCTGCTTGATCCATATGCAACCCCTTCACTGAATCCGTTCGCATATTTCACCGGATTCTGGCTGATCGTCACATTTATCCCCGGGCTCGCGGTGACCGTACGGCGGCTTCATGATGCCGGCTATTCCGGCCTGTGGTATCTTTTGAACTTTGTTCCGTTCGGCTGGATCGTTGTGCTGATCATGACGATCATTCCGTCTGAACCGGGTGCAAATGCCTATGGCCAACCACCATTTGGCGGTGGTGGAAGCACCTATGGCAGTCGCGGGCTCGACGATCCGCATATGGTCCTGAACCCTGTCAAATCGGACCCCTACGCACCTTACGCGGCGCTTGAACGTGCACGGCAACCGAAGTCACCCGAAATGATCGAGGCGCAAAGACAGGAAGTCAGCGATTATTTCCGCCAGCGGGTTCTGAAAAAGACCTGA
- a CDS encoding glutamate--cysteine ligase, with translation MSIPQSGGGPIEHHSQMVEYLAKGCKPREDWRIGTEHEKFGFCEDTHKPLPYEGERSIFAVLDGLRQKFDWAPVTEGGKLIGLEKDGANVSLEPGGALELSGAPVETIHQTCDEVNSHLAEVKAVSDEIGVKFIGLGAAPEWRHEEMPLMPKGRYKLMNDYMEKVGTMGTAMMRRTCTVQVNLDFGSEADMVQKMRVALALQPVATALFANSPFFEGKVNDHKSWRAVIWRNLDADRTGMLPFVFEDGFGFEAWTDWVLDVPMYFVYRDGKYINALGMSFRDFLKGKLPALPGETPTLSDWADHLTTVFPEARMKQFIEMRGADGGPWRRLCALPAFWVGLMYDQTALDAAWDVCKNWTAEQRDALRVGASVDGLQAKVDHISMHELAREVVAISEAGLKARARAGAGGLVPDETHFLNALKDSIETGMTPADELLSKYHGEWAGDLSKIYDAYAY, from the coding sequence ATGTCCATTCCACAGTCCGGCGGCGGGCCGATCGAACATCATTCACAAATGGTCGAATACCTCGCGAAAGGGTGCAAACCGCGGGAAGACTGGCGCATCGGCACAGAGCATGAAAAATTCGGTTTTTGCGAGGATACGCACAAACCGCTGCCCTATGAGGGCGAGAGGTCGATATTTGCGGTCCTCGACGGACTGCGCCAAAAATTCGACTGGGCACCTGTCACCGAAGGCGGAAAGCTGATTGGCCTTGAAAAAGACGGCGCAAATGTCAGCCTTGAACCAGGCGGCGCGCTGGAACTATCCGGCGCACCGGTCGAGACGATCCATCAGACATGTGACGAAGTGAACAGCCACCTCGCAGAAGTAAAGGCCGTCTCGGACGAGATCGGCGTCAAATTCATCGGCCTCGGTGCAGCCCCTGAATGGCGGCATGAGGAAATGCCGTTGATGCCTAAAGGCCGCTACAAGCTGATGAATGACTACATGGAAAAGGTCGGCACCATGGGCACGGCCATGATGCGGCGGACCTGCACTGTTCAGGTCAATCTCGACTTCGGGTCAGAGGCGGACATGGTCCAGAAAATGCGTGTCGCGCTGGCGCTGCAACCCGTCGCCACCGCATTGTTCGCGAACTCACCATTCTTCGAAGGCAAGGTGAACGACCACAAATCATGGCGAGCGGTGATCTGGCGCAACCTCGATGCGGACCGCACCGGTATGCTGCCTTTCGTGTTCGAGGACGGTTTCGGGTTCGAGGCATGGACAGATTGGGTGCTCGATGTGCCGATGTATTTTGTCTATCGGGACGGGAAATACATCAACGCGCTGGGCATGTCCTTTCGCGACTTTCTGAAAGGCAAGCTGCCCGCCTTGCCGGGCGAGACTCCGACGTTATCCGACTGGGCGGATCACTTGACGACCGTGTTCCCCGAAGCGCGGATGAAGCAGTTCATTGAAATGCGCGGGGCCGATGGCGGGCCATGGCGCCGGCTATGTGCATTGCCGGCGTTCTGGGTCGGTCTGATGTATGATCAGACCGCGTTGGATGCTGCTTGGGATGTCTGCAAGAACTGGACCGCCGAACAGCGCGACGCCTTGCGTGTCGGTGCGTCTGTCGATGGTTTGCAGGCCAAAGTCGATCATATCAGCATGCACGAACTCGCCCGCGAAGTTGTCGCGATCTCCGAGGCTGGCCTCAAAGCGCGCGCACGCGCGGGCGCAGGCGGTCTGGTTCCGGACGAGACGCATTTTTTGAATGCTCTGAAGGACAGCATTGAAACGGGCATGACACCGGCTGATGAGCTTCTGAGCAAATATCACGGCGAATGGGCTGGCGATCTGAGCAAGATTTACGACGCCTACGCCTATTGA